The Streptomyces sp. NBC_00162 genome window below encodes:
- the sbnA gene encoding 2,3-diaminopropionate biosynthesis protein SbnA has protein sequence MPVISTPQEFNQDDLYVDLEAVTGHRMFLKCEGFNFAGSIKLKAATAMVEAAERDGLLTPGSILVESSSGNLGVALSMIAASKGYRFVCVIDSRCNLATRLLLEALGTQIHIVTEPSPTGGLLGARIDRVRALCASDDRYVWLNQYTNPNNHTAHYRTTAPAIARAFPDLDVLFIGAGTTGTLMGCARYFRTWHRPVRIVAIDTEGSATFGQTPSRRMIPGLGTSIRPPLLDTSYVDDVVHVDEAETIRTCHQLARHGFIFGGSTGTVVNGATQWLAQQDQQVTAVAIAPDLGERYLETVYQTDWVRDLYGEDALQSQTVSAAAPAA, from the coding sequence GTGCCGGTCATATCCACCCCCCAGGAATTCAACCAAGACGACCTCTACGTCGACCTCGAGGCGGTCACCGGGCACCGGATGTTCCTCAAATGCGAAGGATTCAACTTCGCGGGGTCCATCAAACTCAAAGCCGCAACCGCAATGGTCGAGGCCGCCGAACGCGACGGCCTGCTCACCCCTGGCTCCATCCTGGTCGAATCCTCCTCCGGCAACCTCGGCGTGGCGCTGAGCATGATCGCTGCCAGCAAGGGCTACCGGTTCGTGTGCGTCATCGACTCCCGCTGCAACCTGGCGACCCGGCTCCTCCTGGAAGCCCTAGGCACCCAGATCCACATCGTCACCGAGCCCTCCCCCACCGGCGGCCTGCTCGGCGCCCGCATCGACCGCGTCCGCGCCCTGTGCGCGTCCGACGACCGCTACGTATGGCTCAACCAGTACACCAACCCCAACAACCACACTGCTCACTACCGCACCACCGCACCGGCCATCGCCCGCGCCTTCCCCGACCTTGATGTCCTCTTCATCGGGGCCGGCACCACCGGGACCCTCATGGGGTGCGCCCGCTACTTCCGCACCTGGCACCGCCCGGTACGCATCGTCGCGATCGACACAGAAGGCTCTGCCACCTTCGGACAGACGCCCAGTCGCCGCATGATCCCCGGCCTCGGCACCAGCATCCGCCCTCCGCTCCTCGACACCTCCTACGTCGACGACGTGGTACACGTCGACGAAGCCGAGACGATTCGTACGTGCCACCAACTGGCCCGCCACGGCTTCATCTTCGGCGGCTCCACCGGCACCGTCGTCAACGGCGCCACCCAATGGCTGGCTCAGCAGGATCAGCAGGTGACCGCGGTCGCCATCGCCCCCGACCTCGGCGAGCGCTACCTCGAAACCGTCTACCAGACCGACTGGGTGCGAGACCTGTACGGCGAGGACGCACTCCAGTCCCAGACCGTCAGCGCCGCCGCCCCGGCTGCCTGA